The genome window CCGGAAACCGTCGGAAGGAGTACGTATCCAAGCGCGGACACCGTGTCGTATGCCCCCTCACCAACCCGCGGGAATCACGAAGCCAGTGGTGTGGTGTGAAGGAGTGCTCATAGCGGGTACCACAAAGGGGATGCCCGTTGTTTACCACAGTTCCGCGACGAAAATGCCTCCGGCGGCAAGGGGGCGTGGCCCCCTTGACCCCAGGCTGCCGGGGCACGTTGGGTTTGAGCTATGGACGCTGCGCCGGCAAGGACGCGATTTGAGTCAGTGGTACGAGCCCATCCGCCCCCTGAGCCACACCGCGCCTCCCGCGCAAAACTCACCCTCTGCCTCAGTAGCCCGCTGATGACAAGAAGTCCTTACGTCCGCATCACGCCGGAGAGCCAGGCGGAAAGCGAGCCGCCAAAAATCAGCGGGGACCAGGCGGCGAGCTCCGCGGGCATCACGGCGCTCTGCCCGAGGAACTGCCCACCCTGCCAGAGTCCGAAGACGCAGCCGAGGGTCGCCATCGTGACCGAAATGTTGCCGATCAGGCTGTCCCGCTCGCGGCGGATGATCAGCGGAAAGACGAGAAACAGCCCCAGGACCATCAGGACCGGACGGGTCAGGCGGGAATGAACCTGGACGATCTGCCCGCGGATCGAGGCGGTCTGTCCGGAGGGACGCTGGACGCGCCGCAGGAGGTCGATCGTTGAGAGGTATTTGAAGGCGGTGTTCTGCTTGTAGAGCTGTTCGACCGTCATGTCGCAGACGAGGAACAGGTCCGTTCCGTTCTTTCGCGGGATGACGATCTCCCGCCCTTCCTCGGTCAGGTCGATCTCGTTCGGTTTGGGGCTGACGTCCCGCAGCAGCCAGCAGGCGGGGCGGTCGCCTGACGCGGGAAGGTTGACCGCTTCTTTGGCGCGAAGCGGGCGCTGCATGGTCGTGAGCGTGCTCGGGAGCCGGAATTCCGCCTCCTTGATCGTCCGCTCGCCAAGAAAGAGCTGCCGTCCGGAGAAGAAGATCCAGGTCTGCGTGTCGT of Planctomyces sp. SH-PL14 contains these proteins:
- a CDS encoding LptF/LptG family permease produces the protein MLTTFDRYLLFRYLYVVVGMFLAAWGLYVIVDGFTNIDMRGASERAGPLGLLTQLGMYYLYQSTMIFDLVGPTIGVMSIMIVLALMLRQGEVHPVLAAGVPTYRLMWPFFVGIMLVNLLLIGNQEYLIPRIADRLQGPRGEVQSAGRAVEPQYDTQTWIFFSGRQLFLGERTIKEAEFRLPSTLTTMQRPLRAKEAVNLPASGDRPACWLLRDVSPKPNEIDLTEEGREIVIPRKNGTDLFLVCDMTVEQLYKQNTAFKYLSTIDLLRRVQRPSGQTASIRGQIVQVHSRLTRPVLMVLGLFLVFPLIIRRERDSLIGNISVTMATLGCVFGLWQGGQFLGQSAVMPAELAAWSPLIFGGSLSAWLSGVMRT